From a region of the Ardenticatena maritima genome:
- the acnA gene encoding aconitate hydratase AcnA, protein MTLPNPFGAKDTFETGSGPAVIYRLSRLEEEGLGTISRLPYSIRVLLESVLRQVDGFRVTEEDVATLAGYDAKNVPAREVPYLPARVVLQDFTGVPAVVDLAAMRSAMQRYGGDPTRINPHIPADLVIDHSVQVDAFGSAYALFFNAEREYERNRERYTLLRWAQTAFDNFRVVPPATGIIHQVNLEYLAKVVHLVEVNGERVAFPDSLVGTDSHTTMINGLGVLGWGVGGIEAEANMLGQPIYMLIPEVVGFKLYGELPEGATATDLVLTITQMLRQKGVVGKFVEFYGPGVSKLSLADRATIANMAPEYGATMGFFPVDEETLRYLIGTGRSEELVDLVERYTKEQGLFRTDDAPEPVYTDTLELDMGTVQPSVAGPKRPQDRILLKDIKRSFWLDMKKTFGREVDTTGIDPEVIEALETGKELPTSTERTSLYKNHEVEFSIDDVDAHITHGSTVIAAITSCTNTSNPSVMIGAGLLAKKAVERGLTVKPHVKTSLAPGSRVVSKYLEESGLLPFLEALRFHIVGYGCTTCIGNSGPLPEAIANAITENDLVVSAVLSGNRNFEGRINPYVRANYLASPPLVIAFALAGTVDIDFEHEPIGHDPNGQPVYLRDIWPTQEEIRSYIRRALKPEMYREEYANVFEGDEHWKALEIPKGKIYEWDPNSTYIQEPPFFMDFPLDVPDLTPIRGARVLALLGDTITTDHISPAGPILVNSPAGQYLLSKGVQPKDFNTYGARRGNHEVMMRGTFANVRLRNKLVPGKEGGWTVYFPTGEEMWIYDAAMRYKQDGTPLLVIAGKEYGTGSSRDWAAKGTYLLGIKAVIAESFERIHRSNLVGMGVLPLQFKEGENAESLGLTGREVYDILGIDNDLQPRQTLTVQATDSESGETKTFEVIVRLDTPVEVEYYRNGGILHTVLRNMLRESRN, encoded by the coding sequence ATGACTTTACCAAACCCATTCGGCGCAAAAGATACCTTTGAAACCGGCAGTGGCCCAGCTGTCATCTATCGCTTGAGCCGCCTCGAAGAAGAGGGGCTCGGCACCATCTCGCGGTTGCCCTACTCCATCCGCGTCCTGCTGGAATCGGTGTTGCGGCAGGTGGACGGCTTCCGCGTGACGGAAGAGGACGTGGCGACACTGGCGGGCTATGACGCGAAGAACGTGCCGGCGCGCGAAGTGCCCTACTTGCCCGCCCGCGTCGTCCTGCAAGACTTCACGGGTGTGCCCGCCGTGGTGGACCTCGCGGCGATGCGCTCCGCCATGCAGCGCTACGGTGGCGACCCGACCCGCATCAATCCCCACATCCCCGCCGACCTGGTGATTGACCACTCCGTGCAGGTGGATGCGTTCGGTTCGGCGTATGCGCTCTTCTTCAACGCGGAACGCGAATACGAACGCAACCGCGAGCGCTACACGCTGTTGCGCTGGGCGCAAACGGCGTTCGACAACTTCCGCGTGGTGCCGCCGGCCACCGGTATCATCCACCAGGTCAACCTCGAATATCTGGCGAAGGTGGTGCACCTGGTCGAAGTGAACGGCGAGCGTGTGGCCTTCCCCGACTCGCTGGTGGGGACCGACTCGCACACCACCATGATCAACGGGCTGGGTGTGCTTGGCTGGGGCGTCGGCGGGATTGAAGCCGAAGCCAACATGCTGGGGCAACCCATCTACATGCTCATCCCCGAAGTGGTGGGCTTCAAACTCTACGGTGAACTGCCCGAAGGCGCGACGGCGACCGACCTGGTGCTCACCATCACCCAAATGCTGCGCCAGAAAGGCGTCGTCGGGAAATTCGTCGAATTCTACGGTCCCGGCGTCAGCAAACTGAGCCTCGCCGACCGCGCGACCATTGCCAACATGGCGCCCGAATACGGCGCAACCATGGGCTTCTTCCCCGTGGACGAAGAAACCCTGCGCTATCTCATCGGCACCGGTCGCAGTGAAGAACTGGTGGACCTTGTCGAACGCTACACCAAGGAGCAAGGGCTCTTCCGCACTGATGACGCGCCCGAACCGGTCTATACCGACACGCTCGAACTCGACATGGGCACCGTGCAGCCCAGCGTGGCTGGTCCCAAGCGCCCGCAAGACCGCATTTTGCTGAAAGACATCAAGCGCTCGTTCTGGCTCGACATGAAGAAAACCTTTGGGCGCGAGGTGGACACCACCGGCATTGACCCCGAGGTGATTGAGGCGCTCGAAACGGGCAAGGAACTGCCCACCAGCACCGAACGCACCTCGCTCTACAAGAACCACGAAGTCGAATTCAGCATTGACGACGTGGACGCCCACATCACGCACGGCTCGACGGTCATCGCCGCCATCACCTCGTGCACCAACACGTCCAACCCCTCGGTGATGATTGGCGCGGGCTTGCTCGCCAAGAAAGCCGTGGAGCGCGGTTTGACGGTCAAGCCGCACGTCAAAACCAGCCTTGCACCTGGTTCGCGCGTGGTGAGCAAGTATCTGGAAGAATCGGGGTTGCTGCCCTTCCTCGAAGCGCTGCGCTTCCACATCGTCGGCTACGGCTGCACCACCTGCATTGGCAACAGTGGTCCGCTGCCAGAAGCCATTGCCAACGCCATCACCGAAAACGACCTGGTGGTAAGCGCTGTGCTCAGCGGCAACCGCAACTTTGAAGGGCGTATCAACCCCTACGTGCGCGCCAACTACCTCGCCTCGCCGCCGCTGGTCATCGCCTTTGCGCTGGCGGGCACGGTGGATATTGACTTCGAGCACGAACCCATCGGGCACGACCCCAACGGGCAACCCGTCTATCTGCGCGACATCTGGCCGACGCAGGAAGAAATCCGCTCGTACATTCGCCGCGCCCTCAAGCCTGAAATGTACCGCGAAGAGTACGCCAACGTCTTTGAAGGCGATGAGCACTGGAAGGCGCTCGAAATTCCCAAGGGCAAAATTTACGAGTGGGATCCGAATTCAACCTACATCCAGGAACCGCCCTTCTTCATGGACTTCCCGCTCGACGTGCCCGACCTGACGCCTATCCGTGGGGCGCGCGTGCTCGCCTTGCTGGGCGACACCATCACCACCGACCACATCTCGCCCGCCGGTCCCATTCTGGTGAACAGCCCCGCCGGGCAATACCTGCTCTCCAAGGGCGTCCAGCCCAAGGACTTCAACACCTACGGCGCACGCCGCGGCAACCACGAAGTGATGATGCGCGGGACGTTCGCCAACGTGCGCCTGCGCAACAAACTGGTGCCCGGCAAGGAAGGCGGCTGGACGGTTTACTTCCCCACGGGCGAAGAAATGTGGATTTACGACGCCGCCATGCGCTACAAGCAAGACGGCACGCCGTTGCTGGTCATCGCCGGCAAGGAATACGGCACCGGTAGTTCGCGCGACTGGGCGGCCAAAGGCACCTACCTGCTGGGAATCAAAGCGGTCATCGCCGAATCGTTCGAGCGTATCCACCGCAGCAACCTGGTGGGGATGGGCGTCCTGCCGCTGCAATTCAAGGAAGGCGAAAACGCCGAATCGCTCGGGCTGACGGGGCGCGAAGTGTACGACATCCTCGGCATTGACAACGACCTGCAACCGCGCCAGACGTTGACCGTGCAAGCCACCGACTCCGAAAGCGGCGAGACCAAGACCTTCGAGGTCATTGTGCGCCTGGATACGCCCGTGGAAGTCGAATACTACCGCAACGGCGGCATTCTCCACACGGTGTTGCGCAACATGCTGCGCGAAAGCCGCAACTAA
- a CDS encoding BtrH N-terminal domain-containing protein: protein MVKTQPRTPKPNTLLPLPHAVGVHCSSTSVRDVLAYDGVHLSEAMVFGLGSGLGFVLWPDPDQPPALRFNGRARDLEGKFYANVGAPLTWARRWDPHAMREALERGRPLLAQTDIQPLPYYDGVHFAGHGVVIVGLDVEANTAWLADVIADEPQPVPLDALQRAMGPNPSPLTEAYHWAPAPRVHLHMGAPLIRRAVRVVVEEMLAPDTPEAVGLPAMRRYIAALPESRHAPNPQWVARFAYQTIEKRGTGGGAFRLLYAQFLREAAAWVPALAALAEEAEAIGRRWQALAQIFKRTFIENDWDGFTQAAEALAAIADAEEAWLARLAEAVEVEGVSRR from the coding sequence ATGGTGAAGACGCAACCGAGGACGCCTAAACCGAACACGCTGCTGCCCCTGCCGCACGCCGTGGGTGTGCACTGTTCATCCACCAGCGTGCGCGACGTGCTCGCCTACGACGGCGTCCATCTCAGCGAAGCCATGGTTTTTGGGCTGGGGAGCGGGTTGGGCTTCGTCCTCTGGCCCGACCCCGACCAGCCGCCCGCCCTGCGCTTCAACGGGCGCGCCCGCGACCTGGAAGGCAAGTTCTACGCCAACGTGGGCGCGCCGCTCACATGGGCGCGCCGCTGGGACCCCCACGCCATGCGCGAGGCGCTTGAACGTGGTCGCCCGCTTCTGGCGCAAACCGACATTCAACCGCTGCCCTACTACGACGGCGTGCATTTTGCCGGGCATGGCGTCGTCATCGTCGGGCTTGACGTGGAGGCCAACACCGCCTGGCTGGCGGACGTCATCGCCGACGAGCCGCAACCCGTGCCGCTGGATGCGCTCCAGCGCGCCATGGGTCCCAACCCCTCGCCGCTCACCGAAGCGTACCACTGGGCGCCCGCGCCGCGTGTGCACCTGCACATGGGCGCGCCGCTCATTCGCCGCGCGGTGCGCGTCGTTGTGGAGGAGATGCTCGCGCCCGACACGCCCGAGGCGGTGGGCTTGCCCGCCATGCGGCGCTACATCGCCGCCCTGCCGGAGAGCCGCCACGCCCCCAATCCGCAGTGGGTGGCGCGGTTCGCCTACCAGACGATTGAAAAGCGCGGCACAGGGGGCGGTGCGTTCCGCCTGCTCTATGCGCAGTTCTTGCGCGAAGCGGCGGCGTGGGTCCCCGCGCTGGCGGCGCTGGCTGAAGAGGCCGAAGCCATTGGGCGGCGCTGGCAAGCGCTGGCGCAGATTTTCAAGCGCACGTTCATCGAGAACGATTGGGACGGTTTCACGCAAGCGGCCGAGGCGCTTGCCGCCATCGCCGACGCCGAAGAAGCGTGGCTGGCGCGGCTGGCGGAGGCGGTGGAAGTGGAGGGTGTTTCTCGTCGGTGA
- a CDS encoding ABC transporter permease translates to MVRQRSSWLLIAGVAALIFVSYGATPAVTTALLASTIRQSTPLILGALSGIFCERSGVINIAIEGMMLMGAFVGFLANVYTGNLFLAVLAAILMGALMGLAHAFMSITLKMDQIISGTVLNILALELTGFFYQQGLTTQGKLTPIRIPVLADIPLIGPVLFNNPPITYLSLVLVVVVHILLFRTVWGLRTRAVGEHPKAADTVGIDVIRMRYINVIIGGMIAGLAGGYLTLEAVGSFERAMTNGRGFVALAVMIFGKWTPLGAWGAALLFGFANALQTQFQFLGISTIPHQFVGMLPYILTIVVLAGFVGRARPPAAIGQPYEKE, encoded by the coding sequence ATGGTACGCCAACGGAGTTCGTGGTTGCTGATAGCCGGCGTCGCGGCGCTGATTTTCGTTTCGTATGGCGCCACGCCTGCGGTGACGACGGCTCTGCTGGCTTCGACAATTCGGCAATCAACGCCCTTGATTTTGGGGGCGTTGTCGGGGATTTTCTGTGAGCGCTCGGGCGTCATCAACATTGCCATTGAAGGCATGATGCTCATGGGCGCGTTCGTGGGCTTTTTGGCGAATGTCTACACGGGCAATTTGTTCCTGGCTGTGCTCGCCGCGATTCTCATGGGGGCGTTGATGGGGCTGGCGCATGCGTTCATGTCCATCACGCTCAAGATGGACCAGATTATCAGCGGCACGGTGCTCAACATTCTGGCGCTGGAATTGACGGGGTTCTTTTATCAACAAGGGTTGACGACACAGGGCAAGTTGACGCCCATTCGTATCCCCGTGCTGGCTGACATTCCACTCATTGGACCGGTGTTGTTTAATAATCCACCCATCACCTACCTCTCGCTGGTGCTGGTGGTGGTGGTGCACATTCTGCTGTTCCGCACGGTCTGGGGGCTGCGCACCCGCGCTGTGGGTGAACACCCCAAAGCCGCCGACACCGTCGGCATTGACGTTATCCGCATGCGCTACATCAACGTCATCATCGGCGGCATGATTGCCGGGCTCGCCGGCGGCTACCTCACGCTGGAAGCGGTGGGCTCGTTTGAGCGTGCGATGACCAACGGGCGCGGTTTCGTGGCGTTGGCGGTGATGATTTTCGGTAAATGGACGCCGCTCGGCGCCTGGGGCGCGGCGTTGCTCTTTGGGTTTGCGAACGCTTTGCAAACACAGTTCCAGTTCCTGGGGATTAGCACCATTCCACATCAGTTTGTCGGCATGTTGCCCTACATCTTGACGATTGTGGTGTTGGCCGGCTTCGTCGGGCGTGCTCGCCCACCCGCTGCCATTGGCCAGCCCTACGAGAAGGAGTAA
- a CDS encoding BMP family lipoprotein — translation MRKRTLLFILLSLLALLLAACGGSSEEPAAGGEESAQTTEETSGGEEAMTFKVGLVTDVGEIDDKSFNQSAWEGVLRAQEELGAEVDYIETKDAKDYEENIRLFADQGYNVIVTVGFALGEATAKMAEEYPDIYFIGVDQFQAPGTEKPNLAGLIFNEDKAGFLAGALAAQITKSGKIAAVLGTDLVPPVVAFKEGYEAGARYINPDIEIISTYHPGGLDVAFTDPEWGAATAKQAIDQGADVIFGAGGKTGNGALIEAASHEGVYCIGVDTDQWLTVPEAHPCLVSSAMKLITPGVFDLIKMAKEGNFPSGNYVGEVGLAPFHDFEDKIPQEVKDKLKEIEEGLRNGTIETGYNPG, via the coding sequence ATGCGCAAACGAACATTGTTGTTCATCTTGCTGTCGCTTCTGGCGCTCCTGCTGGCGGCTTGTGGTGGTTCATCGGAAGAGCCCGCAGCCGGCGGCGAGGAAAGCGCACAGACCACCGAGGAAACCAGCGGTGGCGAAGAAGCCATGACGTTCAAGGTCGGTCTCGTGACGGACGTGGGCGAGATTGACGATAAGTCGTTCAACCAGTCGGCGTGGGAAGGCGTCTTGCGTGCACAGGAAGAGTTGGGCGCGGAAGTGGATTACATCGAAACCAAAGACGCCAAGGACTACGAAGAAAACATCCGCCTCTTCGCCGACCAGGGCTACAACGTCATCGTGACGGTCGGTTTTGCGTTGGGTGAAGCCACCGCCAAGATGGCCGAAGAATACCCCGACATCTACTTCATCGGCGTTGACCAGTTCCAGGCGCCGGGCACGGAAAAGCCCAACCTGGCTGGCTTGATCTTCAATGAAGACAAGGCGGGCTTCCTGGCGGGCGCGCTGGCGGCGCAAATTACCAAGAGCGGCAAGATTGCGGCTGTGCTGGGGACCGACCTGGTGCCGCCTGTGGTGGCGTTCAAGGAAGGCTACGAAGCCGGTGCCCGCTACATCAACCCCGATATCGAAATCATCTCGACCTACCACCCCGGCGGTCTGGATGTGGCCTTCACCGACCCCGAATGGGGCGCAGCGACGGCCAAGCAAGCCATTGACCAGGGCGCTGATGTCATCTTCGGCGCCGGCGGCAAGACCGGCAACGGGGCGTTGATTGAAGCCGCCTCGCACGAAGGCGTCTACTGCATTGGTGTGGACACCGACCAGTGGCTGACGGTGCCCGAAGCGCATCCCTGCCTCGTTTCCAGCGCGATGAAGCTGATCACGCCGGGCGTCTTCGACCTCATCAAGATGGCGAAGGAAGGCAACTTCCCGAGCGGCAACTACGTGGGTGAAGTCGGTTTGGCGCCGTTCCACGACTTTGAAGACAAGATCCCGCAAGAAGTGAAAGACAAGCTGAAGGAAATCGAAGAAGGCTTGCGCAACGGCACGATCGAAACCGGCTACAACCCCGGCTGA
- a CDS encoding R2-like ligand-binding oxidase gives MDYTRTQFLTATRGALNRQHAALRLWERAKKLGVWNPADLDFSQDTADWNRLSDPEQDAILQLAALFEAGEEAVTLDLLPLLQTVAREGRLEDEIYLTSFLWEEAKHVDFFARFFEAIGVTRDLHEYHGENYRRIFYEALPNALHRLEEEPSPVNQAVASVTYNMIVEGVLAETGYHAWHAALERNNLMPGTIAGLVHIKRDESRHIAFGIYFLSRLVAEHGDPVWNAIEQTMGTLLPVALGVVHEIFDRHESRYGAMPFGLSRDEFQEYATRQFQKRFMRLMHARTKSLEEIVYGEDATEDA, from the coding sequence ATGGACTACACCCGCACGCAGTTTCTCACCGCCACGCGCGGCGCCCTCAACCGCCAGCACGCCGCCCTGCGTTTGTGGGAACGCGCCAAAAAACTGGGCGTCTGGAACCCCGCCGACCTCGATTTTTCGCAAGATACCGCCGACTGGAACCGCCTTTCCGACCCCGAACAAGACGCCATCTTGCAACTGGCGGCGCTCTTTGAAGCCGGTGAGGAAGCCGTCACGCTCGACTTGCTGCCGCTGTTGCAAACCGTCGCGCGCGAGGGGCGGCTGGAAGATGAAATCTACCTCACCTCATTCCTTTGGGAAGAAGCCAAGCATGTGGACTTTTTCGCCCGCTTCTTTGAAGCCATCGGCGTCACCCGCGATTTACACGAGTACCACGGCGAAAACTACCGCCGCATTTTCTACGAGGCGCTCCCGAACGCCCTGCACCGCCTGGAAGAAGAGCCCTCGCCCGTAAACCAGGCGGTTGCCTCGGTGACCTACAACATGATTGTGGAAGGCGTGCTCGCCGAAACGGGCTATCACGCCTGGCACGCCGCGCTGGAACGCAACAACCTGATGCCCGGCACCATCGCCGGCCTTGTGCACATCAAGCGCGACGAATCGCGCCACATTGCGTTTGGTATCTACTTCCTCTCGCGCCTGGTAGCCGAACACGGCGACCCCGTTTGGAACGCGATTGAGCAGACCATGGGGACGCTTCTGCCGGTGGCGCTGGGCGTGGTGCACGAAATTTTTGACCGCCATGAAAGCCGCTACGGCGCGATGCCGTTCGGGCTCTCGCGTGATGAGTTTCAGGAATACGCCACACGCCAGTTCCAGAAACGGTTCATGCGATTGATGCACGCCCGCACCAAATCGTTAGAGGAGATTGTGTATGGTGAAGACGCAACCGAGGACGCCTAA
- a CDS encoding ABC transporter permease, with the protein MADAKIANGTPPTLWQRFVQALTIPLLAVVLAMVVGAIIIVIAGADPVGGYTAMFRGALGSARGLARTFEKATPLIFSGLAVAFAFKAGLFNIGAQGQLILGAIAAAYVGFAFEGLPPVVHLPLALAAGMLAGAIWGAIPGALKTFTGAHEVITTIMLNFVAINLTDYLANGPWKDRSPGNIVARTPAILPSAELPSIGVVPLGLLIAIVMAVLAWWVLGNTTFGYEIRAVGLNPAAARYAGMSVGRTVIASMAISGLLAGLGGAVETLGIIGRYQPGFNTGLGFDGITIALLAQTSPLGVVPRRVVVWRDARRREPDAVVWRGR; encoded by the coding sequence ATGGCTGATGCAAAGATAGCAAACGGAACACCCCCAACGCTTTGGCAGCGGTTTGTGCAGGCGTTGACGATTCCCCTGTTGGCTGTGGTGCTAGCCATGGTGGTCGGGGCGATCATCATCGTGATTGCCGGCGCGGACCCCGTGGGAGGCTACACGGCTATGTTCCGCGGGGCGTTGGGCTCGGCGCGCGGTCTGGCGCGCACCTTTGAAAAGGCGACCCCGTTGATTTTCTCCGGGCTGGCGGTGGCGTTTGCCTTCAAGGCGGGCTTGTTCAACATCGGCGCGCAAGGGCAGCTGATTTTGGGCGCGATTGCCGCCGCCTACGTTGGGTTTGCGTTTGAAGGGTTGCCCCCCGTTGTGCACTTGCCGCTGGCGTTGGCGGCTGGCATGCTGGCGGGCGCGATTTGGGGCGCTATTCCGGGGGCGCTCAAAACGTTCACAGGCGCGCACGAAGTCATCACGACGATTATGCTCAACTTCGTCGCCATCAACCTGACGGACTACCTGGCGAATGGCCCCTGGAAAGACCGTTCGCCGGGCAACATCGTTGCGCGTACACCCGCCATTTTGCCCTCGGCGGAATTGCCTTCGATTGGCGTGGTGCCGCTGGGCTTGCTGATTGCGATTGTCATGGCGGTGCTGGCGTGGTGGGTGTTGGGCAACACCACCTTTGGCTACGAAATCCGCGCAGTCGGGTTGAATCCGGCGGCGGCGCGCTATGCGGGCATGTCGGTGGGGCGCACCGTGATTGCCAGTATGGCGATTAGCGGCTTGCTGGCTGGTTTGGGGGGCGCGGTTGAGACGCTCGGCATTATTGGCCGCTATCAACCCGGCTTCAACACAGGGCTGGGGTTTGACGGCATTACGATTGCCTTGCTGGCGCAAACCAGCCCGCTGGGCGTCGTCCCCCGCCGCGTTGTTGTTTGGCGTGATGCGCGCCGGCGCGAACCAGATGCAGTTGTATGGCGTGGACGCTGA
- a CDS encoding ABC transporter ATP-binding protein codes for MSAEVVLEVRNITKTFPGVVANDNVSLTLHRGEVLALLGENGAGKSTLMNIIYGLYHPDSGEIIVKGKKVQLGSPREAIEHGIGMVHQHFMLVPVMSVVENVMLGIESTSGPFLNKREAAERIRQISEQYGLKVDPYAIVEDLPVGVRQRVEIIKTLYREADILILDEPTAVLTPQEVDELFEIIEALTSQGKSVIFISHKLKEVLTIADRITVLRRGKVVGTVRPEETNEQQLAEMMVGRSVLLRVEKPPRDAGMPVLEVEDLWVRDDTGHMAVRGVSFTLYAGEILGIAGVQGNGQTELVKALSGLKHVEKGHIRIAGQPVTNLSPRTFYELGLGHVPEDRQHDGLILSLPIKDNIILNTYYKPPYSENMVLKHDVIAETAERLVKEFDVRTPGIYTRAGALSGGNQQKVIIAREFSRPIRVLYAVQPTRGLDVGSIEYIHRRLVEKRNEGAAVLLVSTELDEILSLSDRVAVMYEGQIMAILPVEEATAERLGLLMAGIREESTPPKTPAAND; via the coding sequence ATGAGCGCCGAAGTGGTCTTGGAAGTTCGCAATATCACCAAAACGTTCCCCGGTGTGGTGGCAAACGACAACGTGAGCCTGACGCTCCACCGGGGGGAAGTGCTGGCGTTGCTGGGGGAAAACGGCGCGGGGAAATCCACGCTGATGAACATCATCTACGGATTGTATCATCCCGACAGTGGCGAGATTATCGTCAAGGGCAAAAAAGTGCAGTTGGGCAGCCCGCGCGAAGCTATTGAGCATGGCATTGGCATGGTGCACCAGCACTTTATGCTGGTGCCCGTGATGAGCGTGGTGGAAAATGTGATGCTGGGGATTGAATCCACCAGCGGCCCCTTCCTCAACAAGCGCGAAGCCGCCGAACGCATTCGCCAGATTTCCGAACAGTACGGGCTCAAAGTAGACCCCTACGCAATTGTTGAGGATTTGCCGGTTGGGGTGCGTCAGCGTGTCGAAATCATCAAAACCCTCTACCGCGAAGCCGACATTCTCATTCTGGACGAACCGACCGCGGTTTTGACGCCTCAGGAAGTCGACGAACTTTTTGAAATCATCGAAGCGTTGACGTCGCAAGGGAAGTCGGTGATTTTCATTTCGCACAAGCTCAAGGAAGTGCTTACCATTGCCGACCGCATTACTGTTTTGCGGCGTGGGAAGGTGGTTGGCACAGTACGCCCCGAAGAGACCAACGAGCAACAGTTGGCGGAGATGATGGTGGGGCGTTCGGTGTTGTTGCGTGTCGAAAAACCGCCCCGCGATGCCGGTATGCCTGTGCTCGAAGTGGAAGACCTCTGGGTGCGTGATGATACCGGCCATATGGCGGTGCGGGGTGTCTCTTTCACCCTCTACGCGGGCGAAATTCTGGGGATTGCCGGCGTGCAGGGCAACGGGCAAACCGAATTGGTGAAGGCGCTCAGCGGCTTGAAGCATGTCGAAAAAGGGCACATTCGCATTGCCGGTCAACCCGTGACAAACCTTTCACCGCGCACCTTCTACGAGTTGGGCTTGGGGCACGTGCCCGAAGACCGTCAGCACGATGGATTGATTTTGAGCCTGCCTATCAAGGACAACATCATCCTCAACACCTACTACAAGCCGCCCTATTCCGAAAACATGGTGCTCAAACATGACGTGATTGCCGAAACGGCGGAGCGCCTGGTGAAGGAATTTGACGTGCGCACACCGGGGATCTACACCCGCGCCGGGGCGTTGTCGGGTGGGAACCAGCAAAAGGTGATTATCGCTCGTGAATTTTCGCGCCCTATTCGCGTGCTGTACGCTGTCCAGCCGACGCGCGGGCTGGACGTGGGCTCTATCGAATACATCCACCGGCGTTTGGTGGAGAAGCGGAATGAGGGCGCGGCGGTCTTGCTGGTTTCAACAGAGTTGGACGAGATTTTGTCGCTTTCGGACCGTGTGGCGGTGATGTATGAAGGGCAAATCATGGCGATTTTGCCTGTCGAGGAAGCCACTGCGGAGCGCCTGGGGTTGTTGATGGCGGGTATCCGTGAAGAGTCCACGCCGCCGAAAACGCCCGCCGCCAACGATTGA
- a CDS encoding GYD domain-containing protein translates to MATYLIACTLAPHPTHATISFTALERKARAKLAALCPNAQIHARYSLLGPYDTLYILEAPDNQHALKAAMVLRSVGYAKTEIWPAVESEAFDILATTFERQSRQFEATFDPVDEALEESFPASDAPSWTGGSVTPSEE, encoded by the coding sequence ATGGCGACATACCTGATTGCCTGCACACTGGCACCACACCCAACACACGCAACGATTTCGTTCACTGCGCTGGAACGCAAAGCACGCGCCAAACTTGCCGCGCTTTGCCCCAATGCCCAGATACACGCGCGCTATTCGCTCCTGGGTCCTTACGACACGCTCTACATTCTCGAAGCACCCGACAATCAGCACGCGCTCAAAGCCGCCATGGTGCTCCGCTCCGTCGGCTACGCCAAAACGGAAATCTGGCCGGCGGTCGAAAGCGAGGCGTTTGACATACTAGCCACGACGTTTGAACGCCAAAGCCGGCAATTTGAAGCGACCTTCGACCCTGTGGATGAAGCGCTGGAAGAAAGTTTTCCCGCAAGCGACGCACCCTCCTGGACAGGAGGTTCCGTCACACCATCGGAGGAATAA